One genomic segment of Gemmatimonadaceae bacterium includes these proteins:
- a CDS encoding MATE family efflux transporter, translating into MENPHSAKSSVGADELRATVALAVPVVLVQLGFMLMGVVDTLMVGRVSARVLAAVALGNLYYFNVTILATGSLMALDPIVAQAVGAGESESVARAMQRGLIIAAGFCVLCALCIAPAPTVLTTLRQPPEIVPDASTYLRISLIGLAPYLVFVVLRQSLQAMHRVAPIVWTVIVANLSNAGFNWVFVYGHFGSPALGAAGSAIATAISRWLMLLLLLAGAWRELRPLMFPVRDEIGSWPALSQMLRIGLPIGAQQGLEAAAFGAIGLLMGVLGTIEMAAHQVAITLAAFTFMVPLGVGSATAVRVGRAIGAADMPRARAAIRASYLCGVGFMAITAIAFIWVPHLLAAAFTPDVRVIALASTLIPIAGVFQMFDGGQAVGAGVLRGAGDTKAPLVTMLASYWLFGVPVSAYLGFRTSLGAAGLWWGFVVSLAGVAIFLFLRIRVVFAQSVGRVREQ; encoded by the coding sequence ATGGAGAATCCGCATTCGGCGAAAAGTAGTGTTGGCGCCGATGAACTGCGGGCGACCGTCGCTCTCGCGGTGCCCGTCGTGCTGGTGCAGCTCGGCTTCATGCTCATGGGCGTCGTCGACACGCTCATGGTCGGCCGAGTCTCGGCGCGCGTGCTCGCCGCGGTGGCGTTGGGGAATCTTTACTACTTCAACGTGACGATTCTGGCGACGGGCAGCCTGATGGCGCTTGACCCGATCGTCGCGCAGGCCGTCGGCGCGGGCGAGTCGGAGTCGGTCGCGCGGGCGATGCAGCGCGGCTTGATCATCGCGGCGGGATTCTGCGTACTCTGCGCGCTGTGCATCGCGCCGGCACCGACGGTGCTGACCACCCTCCGGCAGCCGCCCGAGATCGTCCCCGACGCGTCGACGTATTTGAGAATCTCGCTCATCGGGCTGGCGCCATATCTCGTGTTCGTGGTGCTGCGACAGAGCTTGCAGGCGATGCACCGCGTCGCGCCGATCGTGTGGACGGTGATCGTCGCCAACCTGTCGAACGCGGGCTTCAACTGGGTTTTCGTGTACGGACACTTCGGGAGTCCTGCGCTGGGCGCGGCGGGAAGCGCCATCGCCACGGCGATCAGCCGATGGCTGATGCTGCTGCTCCTGCTGGCCGGCGCGTGGCGCGAGCTGCGGCCGTTGATGTTCCCGGTTCGAGACGAGATTGGCTCCTGGCCGGCCCTCTCGCAGATGCTTCGTATCGGCCTGCCAATCGGGGCGCAGCAAGGGCTCGAGGCGGCGGCGTTCGGCGCGATCGGTTTGCTCATGGGTGTGCTCGGAACGATCGAGATGGCGGCGCACCAAGTCGCGATCACGCTCGCGGCGTTCACCTTCATGGTGCCGCTCGGCGTCGGCTCGGCGACCGCGGTGCGCGTAGGGCGGGCAATCGGAGCGGCGGACATGCCCCGCGCACGGGCGGCCATCCGCGCGTCGTATCTGTGCGGCGTGGGTTTCATGGCGATCACCGCGATCGCGTTCATCTGGGTGCCGCACCTCCTGGCCGCCGCGTTCACTCCGGACGTCCGCGTCATCGCGCTCGCGTCGACGCTTATTCCGATTGCCGGCGTCTTTCAAATGTTCGACGGCGGACAGGCGGTCGGCGCGGGCGTGTTGCGCGGCGCCGGCGACACGAAGGCGCCGCTCGTGACGATGCTCGCCAGCTATTGGCTGTTCGGCGTTCCCGTGAGCGCGTATCTCGGATTTCGCACTTCACTGGGCGCCGCGGGGCTGTGGTGGGGATTCGTCGTGTCGCTCGCCGGCGTGGCGATTTTTCTCTTTCTACGAATTCGGGTCGTCTTCGCGCAGTCGGTCGGCCGCGTTCGCGAGCAGTAG
- a CDS encoding ATP-binding protein, translated as MTVRVVVTGSESTGKTTLAEQVARHYRAELVPEFVREFAAARHGVIEFSDHGPIARGQMSLEDAAIARGNSMVVQDTDLLSTVVYCEHYFGKCPAWIAEAARQRAPDLYLLCEIDVPWIADGIRDRGHMREEMQRLFRAAVYNSGAPVAAMTGNRTERFERAAEAIDALLLANAADRLREDDPNS; from the coding sequence GTGACGGTGCGCGTCGTCGTCACCGGCTCGGAGTCCACCGGCAAGACGACGCTCGCCGAGCAAGTGGCGCGGCACTATCGCGCCGAGCTCGTGCCGGAGTTCGTGCGCGAATTTGCCGCGGCGCGACACGGCGTTATCGAATTCTCCGATCACGGTCCGATCGCGCGCGGACAGATGTCGCTCGAGGACGCCGCGATCGCGCGCGGCAACTCGATGGTCGTGCAGGACACCGACCTGCTCAGCACCGTCGTCTACTGCGAGCACTATTTCGGCAAATGTCCGGCGTGGATCGCGGAAGCGGCGCGACAACGTGCTCCCGACCTCTACCTTCTGTGCGAGATCGACGTGCCGTGGATCGCGGATGGCATTCGCGACCGCGGCCACATGCGCGAGGAGATGCAGCGCCTCTTTCGCGCCGCCGTATACAACTCCGGCGCGCCCGTCGCCGCGATGACCGGCAACCGCACCGAGCGGTTCGAGCGCGCCGCCGAGGCGATCGACGCCCTACTGCTCGCGAACGCGGCCGACCGACTGCGCGAAGACGACCCGAATTCGTAG
- the pnuC gene encoding nicotinamide riboside transporter PnuC has product MGAFCAWLTAHGSSCLELVAVIFGVVSVLLSVKEHIWSWPTALVNVALYFALFQSAGLYSDMGLQVVYFALSLYGWYEWLYGGKGRTTLKVSRTPARLWGILTGIGVATWAILGASTSHLSGVALPYVDAATTTTSLVAQYLMTRKMLENWTLWIVVDVVYIGMFIFKGLYLTAGNYAIYLILAVMGHIAWKKSLASRGDSLAVPASETATA; this is encoded by the coding sequence ATGGGTGCGTTTTGCGCGTGGCTCACGGCGCACGGCTCGAGCTGTCTCGAGCTGGTCGCCGTCATCTTCGGCGTCGTGAGCGTGCTCCTCAGCGTCAAAGAGCACATTTGGAGCTGGCCCACCGCGCTGGTGAACGTCGCGCTGTACTTCGCGCTGTTCCAATCGGCCGGTCTCTACTCCGACATGGGACTGCAGGTCGTCTACTTCGCATTGTCGCTCTACGGTTGGTACGAGTGGCTGTACGGGGGCAAAGGACGTACGACGCTCAAGGTCTCGAGGACGCCGGCTCGACTCTGGGGAATCCTGACGGGAATCGGTGTCGCCACCTGGGCGATCCTCGGCGCATCCACGTCGCACCTTTCGGGCGTGGCCTTGCCTTACGTCGACGCCGCGACGACCACGACGAGCCTCGTGGCGCAGTACCTGATGACGCGCAAGATGCTCGAGAACTGGACGCTCTGGATCGTCGTCGACGTCGTCTACATCGGGATGTTCATCTTCAAGGGCCTCTACCTCACCGCGGGCAACTACGCGATCTACCTGATCCTCGCCGTGATGGGGCACATCGCATGGAAGAAGTCGCTCGCGAGCCGCGGCGATTCTTTGGCGGTGCCGGCGTCGGAGACCGCGACGGCGTGA
- a CDS encoding S41 family peptidase: protein MAVSISSPVNLFCGAGLLIAALPHAPAEKTAPVTPLSAMSEPSLSPDRREIAFVSGGDIWTVPAGGGEARLLVSHPAYDSRPLYSPDGTKLAFMSTRTGNGDIYVLTLATGRLDRVTFDDVSEQLDAWSRDGKWIYFSSGSQDVNGMNDIFRVNATGGTPMAVSADRFTQEYWSAPSPADANTIAFTGTGRTSTDWWRKGHSHIDESQIWLVHLSGESPRYEAVTKDDARDAWPMWSADAKALYYVSDKSGSENIWTASASGGGAAKAVTSFTDGRVIWPTIAYDGKAIVFERDFGIWSLDVATGKATRVPITLRGAATAPIVEHQVLAQGFQSLALSPDGKKVAFVAHGDVFAASARDGGEAARITTTPELELQLAWAPDSRRLAYVSSRDGSAHLFVYDFGTRTETKLTDGPLDDVSPAWSPDGRSIAFDRGGKELRVIDVATKQDRVVAAGQLDRPPFLSERQIAWSPDGQWIAYLNVGAGQFQNPNIASVNGGGGKPISFLSNAFGNSIAWSPDGTYLLFDSSQRTEQAVLARVDLVPRTPQFREDQFRELFAPTRPGTPVQPAPQPAPPQRDSATLRSDSARGAAKKSTRVVFDDIRRRISFLPIGVDVRTVVISPDGKTALLNAAAAGQANLYTFSLDELASGPAVARQLTSTPGFKQNAQFSPDGKEVYYLENGRLAAINVDSRAVRTIAVSADLDIDFAREKLAVFHEAWSILAGNFFEPHMNGVDWPAVEKRYEPYAAGAQSTEDLRRIMKLMVGELNASHSGVNGPSFSPQPNVGRLGLRFDRAEYEQRGKLRIVEVLNLSPAALADVTPGDYIQSVDGVRVDGSVNLDSLLLYKTNRRVEIAVSRTADGAGARTIAIRPINLATERGLVYRDWVESRRAYVAKMSGGTLGYVHMQDMGAGSLQQLYVDLDTENRDKQGVVVDIRNNNGGFVNPYAIDVFARRGYLQFTPRDFGTGGGRSVVGQRSLEKPTALVTNMHSLSDAEDFTEGYRSLKLGPVVGEPTAGWIIFTSDFGLLDGSSSVRVPFERITDAAGKDMEMHPRAVDVLVRRPVGESYTGRDSQLDAAVKALLDRAGAKQ, encoded by the coding sequence ATGGCAGTCTCCATCTCGTCCCCGGTCAATCTTTTCTGTGGCGCAGGGCTTCTGATCGCGGCGCTCCCCCACGCGCCCGCGGAGAAAACCGCGCCCGTGACGCCGCTGTCGGCGATGTCCGAGCCGTCGCTCTCGCCGGACCGGCGCGAGATCGCGTTCGTGTCGGGTGGTGACATCTGGACGGTTCCGGCCGGCGGCGGTGAAGCGAGGCTGTTGGTGTCGCATCCGGCGTACGATTCACGACCTCTCTATTCGCCGGACGGAACCAAACTCGCGTTCATGTCGACGCGCACGGGGAACGGCGACATCTACGTGCTCACGCTGGCGACGGGTCGCCTGGATCGCGTGACGTTCGACGACGTGTCGGAACAGCTCGACGCGTGGTCGCGAGACGGCAAATGGATCTACTTCTCGTCCGGCAGTCAGGACGTGAACGGGATGAATGACATTTTCCGCGTGAACGCGACCGGCGGCACGCCGATGGCCGTGAGCGCGGACCGGTTCACGCAGGAGTACTGGTCCGCGCCGTCGCCGGCCGATGCGAACACCATCGCATTCACAGGGACAGGTCGCACCTCGACGGATTGGTGGCGGAAGGGGCACAGCCACATCGACGAAAGCCAGATCTGGCTCGTGCATTTGAGCGGCGAATCTCCGCGTTACGAAGCGGTGACGAAGGACGACGCGCGCGACGCATGGCCGATGTGGAGCGCCGACGCGAAAGCGCTCTACTACGTGTCCGACAAGAGCGGCAGCGAGAACATCTGGACGGCATCGGCGAGCGGCGGTGGGGCCGCGAAGGCCGTCACGTCCTTCACCGACGGCCGCGTGATCTGGCCGACGATCGCATACGACGGCAAAGCGATCGTCTTCGAGCGCGACTTCGGCATCTGGTCGCTGGACGTCGCGACGGGCAAGGCAACCCGCGTTCCGATCACGCTGCGCGGCGCCGCGACGGCGCCGATCGTCGAGCATCAAGTGCTCGCGCAAGGTTTTCAATCGCTCGCGCTCTCGCCCGACGGCAAGAAGGTGGCGTTCGTGGCGCACGGCGACGTCTTCGCCGCTTCGGCGCGCGACGGCGGTGAGGCCGCGCGCATCACGACGACTCCGGAGCTCGAGCTCCAGCTGGCATGGGCGCCGGACAGCCGGCGCCTGGCCTACGTGTCGAGCCGCGACGGGTCGGCGCACCTATTCGTGTACGACTTCGGCACCCGCACCGAAACGAAGCTCACCGACGGTCCGCTGGACGACGTTTCGCCCGCCTGGTCTCCAGACGGCAGGTCGATCGCGTTCGACCGCGGTGGGAAGGAGCTCCGCGTGATCGACGTCGCGACGAAGCAAGACCGCGTTGTCGCCGCCGGGCAGCTCGATCGTCCGCCGTTCTTGTCGGAGCGTCAGATCGCGTGGTCGCCCGACGGCCAATGGATCGCCTATCTCAACGTGGGCGCCGGTCAGTTCCAGAATCCGAACATCGCCTCCGTGAACGGCGGCGGCGGAAAGCCCATTTCGTTCTTGTCGAATGCGTTCGGCAATTCGATTGCGTGGAGCCCCGACGGTACGTACCTACTGTTCGATTCATCGCAGCGCACGGAACAGGCCGTGCTCGCGCGCGTGGATTTGGTGCCGAGGACGCCCCAGTTCCGGGAGGATCAATTCCGCGAGCTGTTCGCGCCGACGCGTCCGGGAACGCCCGTTCAACCGGCGCCGCAGCCCGCGCCGCCGCAGCGTGACAGCGCGACGCTGCGCAGCGATTCGGCCCGGGGCGCGGCGAAAAAATCGACGCGGGTCGTGTTCGATGACATCCGGCGGCGGATCAGCTTCCTGCCGATCGGCGTGGATGTGCGCACGGTCGTCATCAGCCCCGACGGCAAGACGGCGCTTTTGAACGCGGCCGCCGCGGGACAGGCGAACCTGTACACGTTCTCGCTCGACGAATTGGCGAGTGGACCCGCCGTTGCGCGCCAGCTCACGTCCACGCCCGGATTCAAGCAGAACGCGCAGTTCAGCCCGGACGGCAAAGAGGTCTACTACCTCGAGAACGGACGGCTGGCCGCGATCAACGTCGATTCGCGCGCCGTGCGAACGATCGCGGTTTCGGCCGACCTCGATATCGATTTCGCGCGTGAGAAGCTCGCCGTTTTCCACGAGGCATGGAGCATTCTCGCCGGCAACTTCTTCGAGCCGCACATGAACGGCGTGGACTGGCCCGCCGTCGAGAAGCGGTACGAGCCGTACGCCGCCGGCGCGCAGAGCACCGAGGATCTCCGGCGCATCATGAAGCTCATGGTCGGCGAGCTGAACGCCTCACACTCCGGCGTGAACGGTCCGAGCTTCTCGCCGCAGCCCAACGTCGGCCGGCTCGGCCTTCGCTTTGATCGCGCCGAATACGAGCAACGCGGCAAGCTGCGCATCGTCGAAGTGTTGAACTTGAGCCCCGCCGCCCTCGCCGACGTCACGCCGGGTGACTACATCCAGTCCGTCGATGGCGTACGGGTCGACGGCTCCGTCAATCTCGATTCGCTGTTGTTGTACAAGACGAACCGGCGCGTCGAGATCGCGGTGAGCCGCACGGCGGACGGCGCCGGCGCGCGCACGATCGCGATTCGGCCGATCAACCTCGCGACCGAGCGCGGTCTCGTCTACCGCGATTGGGTCGAGAGCCGCCGCGCGTACGTCGCGAAGATGAGCGGCGGAACGCTCGGTTACGTCCACATGCAGGACATGGGCGCCGGCTCGCTTCAGCAGTTGTACGTCGACCTCGACACCGAGAACCGCGACAAACAGGGCGTCGTCGTCGACATTCGCAACAACAACGGCGGCTTCGTGAATCCCTACGCGATCGACGTCTTCGCGCGGCGCGGCTACCTGCAGTTCACGCCACGCGATTTCGGCACCGGCGGCGGCCGGTCGGTCGTCGGGCAGCGTTCCCTCGAGAAGCCGACGGCACTCGTCACCAACATGCACTCGCTGTCCGACGCGGAAGATTTTACGGAGGGCTATCGCTCGCTCAAGCTCGGGCCGGTGGTCGGCGAACCGACGGCCGGCTGGATCATCTTTACCTCGGACTTCGGCCTGCTCGATGGATCGTCGTCGGTCCGCGTGCCCTTCGAGCGAATCACCGACGCGGCGGGCAAGGACATGGAAATGCATCCGCGCGCGGTCGACGTTCTCGTGCGGCGGCCCGTGGGTGAGAGCTACACCGGCCGCGATTCACAGCTCGACGCCGCGGTGAAGGCGCTCCTCGACCGGGCCGGCGCCAAGCAATGA
- a CDS encoding L-threonylcarbamoyladenylate synthase, translating into MLQRVDPQRPDETIIARAADILRRGGLVAFPTETVYGLGADALDPAAVDRIFAAKGRPLFNPLIVHVADADHARDVVAVWPDSAERLARAFWPGPLTLVLPKRPEVPLSVTAGLDTVAVRVPSHPVARALLLAAGIPIAAPSANRSTGVSPTTGSHVEKSLGDAVDLILDAGATTVGIESTVVDLTVDLPSVLRPGMITRDDLERVLGKLGQGRHIVEFRPHEPSPSPDAGDAPRRSPGMLHLHYAPRAALVLRTRANLGRLFDAEESADRRVGAILITEAIPSTGTRRVIVLGDDPTRYAASLYAALHELDEAGVDVIVVERPPENPEWTAILDRLNRAQHR; encoded by the coding sequence ATGTTGCAACGCGTCGATCCGCAGCGCCCCGACGAGACGATCATCGCCCGCGCCGCCGACATCCTTCGCCGCGGAGGCCTCGTGGCCTTCCCGACCGAGACAGTTTACGGACTCGGCGCCGACGCCCTCGATCCCGCCGCCGTCGATCGAATCTTCGCCGCAAAGGGGCGGCCGCTGTTCAATCCGCTGATCGTACACGTCGCGGACGCCGACCACGCGCGCGACGTCGTTGCTGTGTGGCCCGACAGTGCCGAGCGCCTGGCTCGCGCATTCTGGCCCGGACCATTGACGCTCGTCCTTCCGAAGCGTCCTGAAGTTCCTTTGAGCGTGACAGCCGGTCTGGACACTGTGGCGGTTCGAGTGCCCTCTCATCCCGTCGCGCGGGCGCTTCTGCTGGCCGCGGGCATCCCCATTGCCGCGCCAAGCGCGAACCGATCGACTGGAGTGTCACCGACCACGGGATCGCACGTCGAAAAATCGCTCGGCGACGCGGTCGATCTCATCCTCGACGCAGGCGCGACCACCGTCGGTATCGAATCCACGGTGGTCGACCTGACCGTCGATCTCCCGTCTGTGCTCCGCCCCGGAATGATCACGCGCGATGACCTGGAACGCGTCCTCGGCAAGCTCGGACAAGGGCGACACATCGTCGAGTTTCGCCCGCATGAGCCATCGCCTTCTCCCGACGCCGGGGATGCGCCGCGACGATCTCCCGGCATGCTCCACCTGCACTACGCCCCGCGGGCCGCGCTCGTCCTTCGCACGCGAGCGAACCTGGGTCGGCTGTTCGACGCGGAGGAGAGTGCCGACCGGCGCGTCGGCGCGATTCTGATTACCGAGGCAATTCCGTCAACGGGAACGCGGCGCGTGATTGTCCTCGGCGACGATCCCACGCGCTACGCGGCATCGCTGTACGCCGCGCTTCACGAGCTCGACGAGGCCGGTGTCGACGTCATCGTTGTCGAGAGGCCGCCGGAAAACCCAGAGTGGACCGCCATTCTCGACCGCCTCAACCGCGCGCAGCACCGCTGA
- a CDS encoding SMP-30/gluconolactonase/LRE family protein, with protein MRRSIFAVVVLSTLAVSCKQHGPESLRSGDSSFTKLGSRLPTGVRLDPAASLSPIGPMALTMRLTPEGNRVAVSLGGYAKQGVQIIDVASGQVVQELPQGSAFVGLAFSPDRRTLYSSGGNDNVIYRYDWRDGRASLRDSIRLGVRRPRETVRYPAGIAVSPDGRTLYVAENLTDSLSAIDAATGAVVQRLATERYPYDVVVDARGTVYVSAWGGNTVSEFQRAADGSLRDAGRIPVARHPSALLLSGDGGRLFIASGSTDQVAVLDTKSKKVVTRLLDPPPAGPGEGATPNGLALSADGTRLFVAEADANAVAVFNLSSSASGVATASGDDKLAGRIPAGWYPSSLLVVGDQLEVASGKGRGSVPNPKGPNPEVGRTDEYSLNTIIGAVMKVPLSETTGEPLSRYTARVASANGWTRGAVRSKYPPFEHVIYIVKENRTYDQVFGDDTKGDGDSSLVFFPRALSVNHHALADRFGLFDRFFVNAEVSPDGHNWSMAAYATDYLEKTVPSNYSGRGRSYDYEGTNRGRIPDDDAAEPASGYLWNLAEKKGITYRNYGEFVVPSRNASPDDLPPGYRGNKPFLRAHTNPLYPGFDLQIKDQHRADVWIDELKQFTASGVMPTLETVRLPNDHTSGAMAGRPSPRAAYADNDLALGRMIEALSKSPFWKNTVVFVLEDDAQNGADHVDVHRSPLLVISAYSRPGTIHRFANTTDVLRTIEEIIGLGSMSQFDYFGRPLRDIWAESPDLRAYSALTPAQSLDEMNPSGTRGARESARLDLDIEDAADEALFNHILWRTLKGPNVPYPGTHRVSARELKLGGAR; from the coding sequence ATGCGCCGCTCGATCTTCGCCGTTGTCGTGCTTTCGACGCTCGCGGTCTCGTGCAAGCAACATGGACCGGAGTCGTTACGCTCCGGCGATTCGTCGTTCACGAAGCTCGGCTCTCGACTCCCCACCGGTGTGCGGCTCGACCCGGCGGCGTCGCTCTCGCCGATCGGACCAATGGCGTTGACGATGCGCTTGACGCCCGAAGGCAATCGCGTCGCGGTGTCACTCGGCGGCTACGCGAAACAGGGCGTGCAAATCATCGACGTCGCGAGCGGCCAAGTCGTGCAAGAGCTGCCGCAGGGCTCGGCGTTCGTCGGTCTCGCCTTCTCGCCGGACCGACGCACGCTCTACTCGTCGGGCGGGAACGACAACGTCATCTACCGCTACGACTGGCGCGACGGACGCGCCTCGCTGCGGGACAGCATCAGGCTCGGCGTGCGGCGGCCGCGCGAGACCGTTCGCTATCCGGCGGGCATCGCGGTGTCGCCGGACGGTCGCACGCTGTACGTCGCCGAGAATCTCACCGATTCACTCTCCGCGATCGACGCCGCCACCGGAGCGGTCGTTCAGCGGCTCGCCACGGAGCGGTATCCATACGACGTCGTCGTGGACGCTCGCGGCACAGTCTACGTCTCGGCGTGGGGCGGCAACACGGTGTCTGAGTTCCAGCGCGCAGCTGACGGGTCGTTGCGCGATGCGGGACGCATTCCTGTCGCGCGACACCCGTCCGCGCTGCTGCTGAGCGGCGACGGCGGCCGTCTGTTCATCGCGTCGGGTAGCACCGACCAGGTGGCGGTTCTCGATACCAAATCGAAGAAGGTCGTCACTCGCTTGCTCGATCCGCCGCCCGCCGGACCCGGCGAGGGCGCGACGCCGAATGGCCTCGCGCTGTCGGCGGACGGCACTCGCCTCTTCGTGGCCGAGGCGGACGCGAACGCCGTGGCGGTATTCAACCTGTCGTCGAGCGCGTCCGGCGTCGCGACGGCATCCGGCGACGACAAACTGGCCGGACGAATTCCGGCCGGCTGGTATCCGTCGTCGCTGCTCGTGGTCGGCGACCAACTCGAGGTCGCGAGCGGCAAAGGACGCGGATCGGTTCCCAACCCGAAGGGTCCGAATCCGGAGGTCGGCCGCACCGATGAGTATTCTCTCAACACGATCATCGGCGCGGTGATGAAGGTGCCGTTGTCGGAGACGACCGGCGAGCCGCTGTCGCGATACACGGCGCGAGTCGCGTCAGCCAACGGATGGACGCGGGGCGCCGTCCGCTCGAAGTACCCGCCCTTCGAGCACGTGATCTACATCGTCAAGGAGAACCGCACCTACGATCAGGTGTTCGGCGACGACACCAAGGGCGACGGCGACTCGAGCCTCGTGTTCTTCCCGCGCGCGCTCTCGGTGAACCACCACGCGCTCGCCGATCGCTTCGGGCTCTTCGACCGTTTCTTCGTCAACGCCGAAGTGAGCCCCGACGGCCACAATTGGTCGATGGCCGCGTACGCGACCGACTATCTCGAGAAAACGGTGCCGTCGAACTATTCGGGGCGCGGCCGATCGTATGACTACGAGGGCACGAACCGCGGCAGAATTCCCGACGACGACGCCGCTGAGCCGGCGAGCGGCTACCTCTGGAATCTGGCGGAGAAGAAAGGCATCACCTATCGCAACTACGGGGAATTCGTCGTGCCGTCGCGCAACGCGTCGCCCGACGATTTGCCGCCCGGCTATCGGGGCAACAAGCCGTTTCTGCGCGCGCACACGAATCCGCTCTATCCGGGATTCGACCTCCAGATCAAGGACCAGCATCGCGCCGATGTCTGGATCGACGAGCTGAAACAGTTCACGGCGAGCGGCGTGATGCCGACGCTCGAGACCGTGCGGCTTCCGAACGACCACACGTCGGGCGCGATGGCGGGACGGCCGTCGCCGCGCGCCGCCTACGCGGACAACGACCTCGCCCTCGGTCGCATGATCGAGGCGCTGTCCAAGTCGCCATTCTGGAAGAACACCGTCGTGTTCGTGCTCGAGGACGACGCGCAGAACGGTGCGGATCACGTCGACGTGCATCGCTCGCCGCTGCTCGTCATCTCCGCCTACAGCCGCCCCGGAACGATCCATCGATTCGCCAACACGACCGACGTGTTACGCACGATCGAAGAGATCATCGGACTCGGCTCGATGTCGCAGTTCGATTACTTCGGACGGCCGTTGCGCGACATTTGGGCCGAGTCGCCGGACCTGCGTGCCTACAGCGCGCTCACGCCGGCCCAGTCGCTCGACGAAATGAATCCGTCGGGGACGCGCGGAGCGCGCGAATCGGCTCGGCTCGACCTCGACATCGAGGACGCCGCGGACGAGGCGCTCTTCAACCACATTTTGTGGCGGACCCTCAAGGGCCCGAACGTGCCGTATCCCGGCACGCATCGCGTTTCGGCCCGCGAGCTCAAGCTCGGCGGCGCGCGGTAG
- the infA gene encoding translation initiation factor IF-1, translated as MAKEEPIQLEGQVTEVLPNATFRVELTNGHNVLATLGGNMRRFRIRVLQGDRVTIEVSPYDLTRGRIIFRHKT; from the coding sequence ATGGCGAAGGAAGAACCGATACAACTGGAAGGGCAGGTTACGGAGGTCCTCCCGAACGCGACGTTTCGTGTGGAGCTGACCAACGGTCACAACGTGCTGGCCACACTCGGCGGCAACATGCGCCGTTTTCGCATTCGTGTATTGCAGGGCGATCGCGTCACGATCGAAGTCTCGCCGTACGATCTGACGCGCGGGCGAATCATCTTCCGCCACAAGACGTGA
- a CDS encoding YMGG-like glycine zipper-containing protein: protein MKRMTPMLIMSAFVLSIAGLGCKGNQNAAADTSLNRDLALAAHQRDSLDSISAIESQRMRAAPSGGNAYQTTHTRSSVGHSSSAAGEVRSSRSAPAPSERVEKHTQRDAAIGAAAGAVIGATASRSKVKGGLIGAAVGGIVGAVIGNNVDKTKKKP, encoded by the coding sequence ATGAAACGCATGACTCCGATGTTGATCATGTCGGCGTTCGTGCTGTCGATAGCGGGACTCGGCTGCAAGGGGAACCAGAACGCGGCCGCCGATACGTCGCTCAACCGCGACCTGGCCCTCGCCGCCCATCAACGAGATTCGCTCGACAGCATTTCCGCGATCGAGAGCCAGCGGATGCGCGCGGCCCCGTCGGGTGGCAACGCATACCAAACGACTCACACGCGCTCGAGCGTCGGGCATTCGTCGAGCGCGGCCGGTGAGGTCCGGAGTTCGCGCAGCGCGCCCGCGCCGAGCGAGCGAGTGGAAAAGCACACGCAGCGTGACGCCGCGATCGGTGCCGCCGCCGGGGCCGTGATCGGCGCGACCGCGAGCCGCAGCAAAGTCAAAGGTGGTCTGATCGGCGCGGCCGTCGGCGGAATCGTCGGCGCGGTGATCGGGAACAACGTCGACAAGACGAAGAAGAAGCCGTGA